The stretch of DNA TAGAAGACGGTACGGTATTTGATTCATCCGTATCCAAAGGTCGCCCATTTCAATGTGTGATCGGTACCGGCCGCGTGATCAAAGGCTGGGATCAAGGCATTATGGGTATGAAGGTAGGCGGCAAACGCAAACTGTTTGTGCCAGCGCATCTGGCCTACGGCGAGCGCCAGATCGGCGCGCACATCAAACCCAATTCCAATTTACTGTTTGAGATTGAATTGCTTGAAGTGCTAACGCGCGATGATTGATGTATGGCCTTGTAGTAATTGCTAGATATTGTTTTCAGCAAGATACCCCATTAATTTATACCGAGATTGCCTTTGCCAACCTACCGCGACCTAATTCAATACAGCCAAATCGAACGCTTTGACGCGCAAGTTTTGCTGTTGCATGTGCTGCAAAAAAATCGGGCGTGGTTGATCGCGCATGATGATGAAACTGCGACTGATGAGCAGCACTCCACGTTTGCTGCTTTGGCTGCGCGGCGGCGTGAGGGTGAGCCGGTGGCGTATTTATTGGGTAGCCGCGAGTTTTATGGTCGCGAATTTGCTGTCAGCCCCGCTGTATTAATCCCGCGACCCGATACTGAATTGCTGGTTGAATTGGCGCTGGAGCGTGCGCCACAAAATGGCAAAGTAATTGACCTAGGTACTGGTTCTGGCTGTATCCCCATCACGCTGAAACTTGAACGCCCTGATTTATCAGTCAGTGCCCTTGACCTATCTGCGGATGCGCTCGCTGTGGCCAGCAACAATGCACAGGCTTTGGGTGCATCTGTGCGCTTTGTTGAGTCAAACTGGTTTAGTGCGGTGGCCGGTGAGGTATTTGATCTCATCGTATCCAATCCACCCTATATCCATGCTGATGATGAGCATTTAAATCAAGGCGATTTACGCTTTGAGCCCACTGGTGCACTGACCGATGGCCACGATGGGCTGCACCATTTGCGTACGATTATCGCCGCCGCTCCAAGCTATTTGCAGCCAGGCGGGTGGCTATTGCTCGAGCATGGCTGGGATCAGGGGGCGGCCTGCCGTGAGTTGCTCTTACAGGCCGGGTTTAGTGATGTGCAAACCTGGCAAGATTTGGGGCAAAACGATCGGGTGAGTGGCGGGCGGTGCGGATAATATTGACGCGTTAATGCTGGGTAATATCAAAGCCTTGTTGGGCAAGCCAGAGTTTTGCTGCTTGAATATTTTCGCTGCGCTGATACGTAACCAAACGACTTGCGCGCTCGGCTAATGATTGGACCAGTAAGGCATGAAAGTGTGATGGCAAGATATCCGTCACGGCGCACATACCGTGCGCGACTGCATCTTCAAAAAATACCCACCATGCATCGAGCACTTCTGGGTGCCGCCTTCCCAGTGGCTGGCGTCGGTGAGCATGGCCCAGCGCTGCTCTGGCCTAGCTTGCCAGTTTGCGGCCACCGTTTGATGTAGTGCATGCACGGCTTGCACGTTCCAACTGCCGGTGTAGGTAACAACCAATACATTGTGCTGCCATTTGTATTGAAATTCGCCGTGCTGTACGCAATGAATCATTTTCGCCCCCGATTTCTATCTTTGTATATGATTTTAGCGCCGTTTTCCTGATCTTGAAGCCCGCAATTTTGCTTGCCGCAACCGCTGCCGCCGCTTTACAATACCCGAGTAAATCATTCAAGCTTTGCGAGCCATTACCATGAGTATTCAAGACACTATCCGCCAACAAGTGACCGAAAATCCGGTGATTTTGTACATGAAAGGCACCCCTACTTTCCCACAATGTGGTTTCTCTGCGGGCGCGGTGCAAGTGCTGAAAAACCTGGGCGTAAATTTCGCCGCGGTAAATGTGCTGGCTGACCCAGAAATTCGTCAAGGTATTAAAGAATTCGCCAACTGGCCAACGATTCCTCAGCTCTACATCAAGGGCGAGTTCGTCGGTGGCAGCGACATTATGAAAGAGCTGTATGCCAGCGGTGAGTTGGCTGAAATGGTTGCCGATCTGAAAGCTGAATAATTTGTTTTCAGCGCCCCAATAAAAAAACGCCGCAAGCTCAAGCTAGCGGTGTTTTTTATTGGGCATAGTTTACTGATTTTTTTGGGGGCTGAAACTGACCCGTGGTTAACATTAAACCATCTATACAATTTAAAAACTGTCCAGCACGCGTAGTGTGCGATGTTTGAGCGATTTGTTATGACGACACTGGCCAGATGATAGTTTCACTATCTAATTTAAAAAGATAACTACATTGTAATTCTGTTAATTCCTTAAAATCAAACCAGAACATTATTCCCAATCCGTTATGAAGCAGACATTCATGCTCCGGAAGTTCTTCCGAGGACCAGTCTTCATACCTTGCTATTTCGTTCGTTTCTTGAACGATAAGCTTTGAAACAGCCCTGATTTTTTTTCCAAATATTTTCTTGCTAAATAAAGTATGCTCGCCGCCCATTACTGTGATGGTGCCAAGACGATTTTGATCATCTTTTTTAAACGTAAATGTAAGGTTTTCGGGGGTATACCAAAGCTCCCTATACCAATTTCCCATGCCTTCTACATATTCACTTTCATCAACACGATCAGGTTTACCAAGTAAGTCGATAACTTCATGTTCATACATGCCGTATTTTATTTTACCAATACCAATTCCCGGAATTATGTTCATGGTGCCCTCGTCATTACTATTAAGTATGCTTACCCATTGAGGGCTAATCTTAATCGGATATAAGCTAACCCATCTACCGATGTCATTAGCGTTAGCTATAAGAAGAGCAGTTGACGCTAAGATAGGGCATGAAAAACACAGTGTTACTTCCGCTCTTGGCCGTCTGCGGCTAGTCACCGAGTTTAGTTGAGTCATCTCTGCTTGGCATCAATGCCGTTTTGCTGGTGGTGAATTTGCTGGTGCCGCAGCCGCCCCCCGCCTTTGAGCAATCGCCAGCCCCTTCGCCAGCATAAACCCGTAAAATAGCGTTTTGCTTCGCAATCCTCACTGCTGGTTTTGTCATGTCGATTATTTTGTCTACGCTGAACGCCCGTTACACGCATGCCTCGCTGGGGCTGCGTTATTTGCAGGCCAATATGGGTGATTTGCAGCCGCAGACTGAAATCATGGAGTTCGTCATCGGCGGCAAAACGACCGAGTTTGCCGAGCGTCTGTTGGCGAAAAAGCCCAAAATCATTGGCTTTGGCGTCTACATCTGGAATGTCGAGGAAACCGCACGTCTTGTGGCCTTGCTCAAACGCGTTGCGCCTGAAGTCAAAATTATCCTCGGTGGACCAGAAGTTTCGTACGAGACTGCCGAGCAGGCGATTGTCAAAGAAGCCGATTTCGTAATCACCGGCTGGGGCGAGGTGACGCTGCCCGATCTGTGCCGGCAGATTTTGAACGGCCCGCAGCCACTGATGAAAATCCACGTCGGTGTGCAGGCCAAGCTCGATGATTTGCAGCTGCCGTATCAGCTCTATACCGACGATGATATTAAAAACCGCACGCTGTACGTCGAAGCCTCGCGCGGCTGTCCGTTTAAGTGCGAATTCTGTCTGTCAGCGCTGGATAAAACCGCGTGGCCGTTCGAGTTGGAACGTTTTCTGGCTGAAATGGAAACGCTGTATCAGCGCGGTGCGCGCTTGTTTAAGTTTGTCGATCGTACCTTTAATTTGAATATCAAGACCAGTTTGCGGATTATGCAGTTTTTTCTCGACAAGATCGCCGCACATCCTGACGACCCGGTGTTTGCGCATTTTGAAGTGGTGCCCGATCATTTGCCCGAGGCGCTGCGCGAAAGCATTTTGAAATTCCCGCCCGGCGCGTTGCAGTTTGAAATCGGCATCCAGAGTTTTAACCCCGAGGTGCAAACGCTAGTCAGCCGCAAGCAGAATAACGACAAAGCCGCCGATAATATCCGCTGGCTGGTTGAGCACAGCCACGCGCATATGCATGTGGATTTGATTGCCGGTTTGCCGGGTGAAACGGTCGAGAGCTTTGGCGCAGGCTTTGATCATTTGTATGCCTTGCGCCCGCATGAGATTCAATTCGGCATTTTGAAACGGCTGCGCGGCACGCCCATTATTCGCCATACCGACGAATTTGCAATGAAGTACGACCCATTCCCGCCGTATACGATTTTGGCTAATCGCGATATCGACTTCACGACGATGCAGCGGCTGGTGCGTTTTGCGCGCTATTGGGACTTGGTGGCGAATTCGGGGCGGTTTGCTCATACGCTGCCGGTGATGTTGGGCGATGCGCCGTTTGCGCGCTTTATGGCTTTTTCGGATTGGATTTACGCTCACACCGACGCGACACACCGTATTGCGCTGGACCGCTTGGCTAGGCTAGTTTGCCAGTGGTTACAGGGGCAGGGTATGGGGGCGGATGAGGCCGAGGCGCTGATTAATAGCGATTACGCCGGCAAGCAGCCCAAAGTGGCCGACAAAAAAACCAGCGCGCCGCAGCGCCAGCAGATGCATCTCAATTAATGCAGTAGTTGGCAATGCTGGGGTTTTACTTTGGTTAAAGTTTCAGTTGTTTTCGCTTAGTAGCCTCAAGTATTTCTTCGAGCAAGCGCTTGCTGTCTCGCTGAGCTTCTTCGTTTTGCCGCGCTCTTTCGGCGGGGTCCATTTGCTCCGCCTCAATACCCGCTTTGCAAACGTTGTAGCTGCTTTCTGCGCCATCTTTACTGCTCCAGCTGCCGAGCTGAAGTTGCGAGCCTAATTGCTTAAGTAAAAGCCCCGCTTGCGGATAGTCTTGCGCTAAGCAGGCAAAATAAGCAAAGGCAGACATATTCCAGCTATCGGGATAGCGTTTCACCAGATCGGCAAACGCTGGCTTCATGATTTTCCATTCGGCTTTACTCAGTTTGAATAGCTCACCGTGGGTTTGTGCCTGATCCAGATACCAATAAGTCCGTGCATACAGGCTTAAACCATCTTTGTTTTTCGGGTTTTTCACCGCCGCTTGAATGAACTCATCGATTGCTTCGTAGCTGCCACCCCATTTGGGCGTTAGGCTAAAAATCGTCTCAAAATAAATCGGGTAATAGCCGGGATGCCGAGCAATTCCTTCGCTAATCATTTGATTACGCATTTGCTCGCCACCATCATTGGCCAAGCGACTAACCGCAATGAATTGGCTATACCACGTTGGGTCACGCTTGCCTTGTTCACCAGCAGCTTCTAGTTCTTTTCTTGCCCGGTTGGCCAATTGCTTGATCGCAGGCCACTTAGCTTCTGTAACAGTGTTGGCCATGCCATTCCCGCGCAATTGCCAGGCTTGAGTGTTGTACATAGTGGAGGCGTAGAGCATCGCCGCGGTGGATTTGGGGTAGGCTTTACGCCATTCAGTGACAAAATCCGCTTGGTTTTGCCAATAGCCGGGGTCGGGGCTGTAATAAAGCAGGCTATCGATCCCGCCAGCGACCACCGAGAGTTTCCAAATGCCGCTGGGGGTGCGCTCTTTGGGTGAAAGCAGCGGGGTATAAAATTTTTCCAAGCCGGCAAAGTCTTTTTTGCTGATCAAATAGCGAAGTTCATTTTCAACTAAAGCTCTGGTTTCGGATTCCGTTTGTACGCTGGCATGGCCGTATGCGCTAAACAGCAGGAGTAAAACCAGGGTGCGGCAGTGAGTCGTAAAGGACATGGCCTGTAAATCCATAGACGTTTCCTTTATTTTAACTGACTTTTTGCTGTCTTTTGTATTCGGTTTGAAATGTTGGGTTGATGCCATAAAAAAGCCTGATGCGGCGCAAGGCCGCTCAGGCTGGTTTTTAAATACGGCTAATTAACTTGCTTATTGCAGATCGAATCGATCTAGCTCCATGACTTTGACCCAAGCCGCCACGAAATCGTGCACGAATTTTTCCTGCGCGTCGGCGGCGGCATAGACTTCGGCGAGGGCGCGTAGCTGCGAATTTGAGCCAAACACCAGATCAACCACAGTGCCAGTCCATTTCAGCGCGCCGGTGCGGCGATCTTTGCCTTCCAGTACGCAGGTGGTGGCGCTTGGTTGCCATTGGGTGCGCATATCGAGCAGGTTAACAAAGAAATCCGTGCTCAATACACCGGGGCGCGCGGTGAATACACCATGTTGGCTGCCACCGGTGTTGGCGCTCAGCACTCGCATACCGCCTACCAATACCGTCATCTCCGGCGCGCTGAGCGTGAGCAATTGCGCTTTATCTATCAGCAATTCGGCGGCGACGTTTTCTAGCCCTGGCTGGGTGAAATTACGGAATCCATCGGCGCGAGGTTCTAGCACCGCAAAAGACTCCACATCAGTCTGCTCGGCGCTAGCGTCGGTCCGGCCCGGGGTGAATGGTATGCTGATGGTGATGCCTGCTTTGGCTGCGGCAGCTTCTACGGCAGCTGAGCCTGCCAGCACGATTAAATCGGCCAGCGAGATCTGCTTGCCACTGCTTTGCGCGGCGTTAAAGCGGCTGCGGATGTCTTCCAGCAGTGCCAACACTTGCGCCAGCTCTGGCGGGTTATTCACGGCCCAGTCTTTTTGCGGGGCGAGGCGAATCCGTGCGCCGTTCGCGCCACCACGCTTATCGCTGCCGCGGAAGGTAGCGGCGGCAGCCCATGCGGTGTTCACCAGTTGGCTGATGCTCAGGCCGCTGGCCAGCACTTGGGCTTTCAGCGCGGCAATATCGGCGGCATCGACCAGTGGATGGCTCACGGCGGGCACAGGGTCTTGCCAGATCAGCTCTTCTTGCGGTACCAGTTTACCCAGGTAACGGCTGCGCGGGCCCAGATCGCGGTGAGTGAGTTTGAACCACGCGCGGGCAAAAGCATCGGCAAAGGCGGCTGGGTCTTGGTGGAAACGGCGCGAGATTTTTTCGTAGGCCGGATCAAAGCGCAGCGACAAATCTGCCGTGGTCATCATCGGTGGATGCTTGATGCTTGGATCATGCGCGTCGGGGATCAGATGTTCCGGTTTACAGTTTTTCGGCGTCCATTGATGCGCGCCGGCGGGGCTCTTGGTCAGCTCCCACTCGTAACCAAACAGCATGTCAAAGTAGCCGTTATCCCAGGTGGTTGGGTTCGGTTTCCACGCGCCTTCAATGCCACTGGTCGTGGTATGAATACCTTTGCCGCTGCCCAGCTGATTAATCCAGCCCAAGCCTTGTGCTTCCAGCGGTGCAGCTTCGGGCTCAGGGCCCACTAGTTTCGGGTCACCCGCGCCGTGGGCTTTACCAAAGGTGTGGCCACCGGCCACCAGTGCCACGGTTTCTTCATCATTCATCGCCATGCGGCCAAAGGTTTCGCGCACATCGCGGCCCGAGGCCACGGGGTCGGGCTTGCCATCTGGGCCTTCAGGGTTCACATAAATCAGGCCCATCTGCACCGCGGCGAGCGGGTTTTCGAGTTGGCGCTCGCCCGAGTAGCGGCTATTGGGCTGATCGCTGGTGGCAAGCCAGGCTTTTTCCATCCCCAATAAATATCTTCTTCCGGCGCCCAGATATCGGCGCGGCCACCGGCAAAGCCAAAGGTTTTAAAGCCCATTGATTCCAGCGCCACATTCCCGGCCAAGATCATCAGATCGGCCCATGATAATTTGCGCCCGTATTTTTGTTTGATTGGCCACAGCAGGCGGCGGGCTTTATCCAGATTGCCGTTATCCGGCCAGCTATTGAGTGGCGCAAAGCGCTGGTTGCCGGTGCCGGCGCCGCCGCGGCCATCATGAATGCGATAAGTGCCGGCTGAGTGCCAGGCCATGCGGATCATCAGCCCGCCATAGTGGCCCCAATCGGCGGGCCACCAATCTTGCGAATCAGTCATCAGGGCTTTCAGGTCGGCCACGACGGCATCCAGATCCAGGGTTTTAAATTCGGTCGCGTAGTCAAAATCAGCACCCATTGGGTCGGATTTGCTCGAATGCTGATGCAAGATAGCGAGATTAAGTTGATTGGGCCACCAATCGGTATTCGATGGGCTACCGTTTTGCGTGCGTTTGTTAGCTGCGCCCGCGAATGGGCATTTTGCTTCGTTAGACATGGCGATTCCTCATTCGGTGATTAACGGTGGGATGGCTTTACATTAGGTCGAACTAATCATTGCGGCAAATTGCATTTACTAATTGTGCTGATAGCCAAAAAATTAAGTACCTAATTTTTATGATTTTTTTATGGCGCATGATGCTTTTCGATCCAGAGTGTTTCGATTGCGGTGCCAAAAATGGGTTGCTCAAATCACGTACATGCCCTACTTTGTCTGGCTGTAATTTTTGTTCTGCCATCATGCCTTTTAGCCTGAAATCACCCACTCATTTTGAATTAATCATCAAAAAGAGCCGCTTTATCGCCTGTGTGCAGCCGATGAGCGATCGTGCGGCCGCCCAGCAAATAGTGAATCAGCTTAAAGCGGAACACCCGACGGCTGCGCATGTCTGTTGGGCGCTGCTAGCGGGCGGTCAGTCGGCCGCCGTTGATGATGGCGAACCTTCTGGTACTGCCGGTCGGCCCATGCTGGATGTGCTGCGGCATCAGGATCTGGAAGGGGTACTCGCTACGGTGGTGCGCTATTTTGGTGGTGTGAAGCTGGGGGCCGGCGGTCTGGTCAGGGCATATACCGATTCGGTCGCGCAGGCGCTGCTGCTGGCAGAAAAAATCCCATTGCTAAAGATGAGTAGCTTGCGCTGTTGTGTACCGTATGCCTTGGAGGGTCATGTCCGGCGGGCTCTGGCGAGCTATACTGCGCAATACATCGAGGTGACGCATGCCAGTCAGGTGCTGTTTAACTTTGCGGTCACCGCAGATGTCGCCGATGCGCTGATCGTGCAGCTTAATGAAGCTTGTCATGGGCAAATTGGCTGGTTAGCCGCGGAATAAGCTCCCTCTCTGGGCATGGCTGCACAGCAGAGAGGGCATTGTTGGCTGGCTTATTTGCTAGGGCGGCCAGTTTTGATTTTTTCCAGCCCGCCGAGCAAGGCCAGTAGCTGTGCATCATTCATCGCCGCCAGCGCGGTAAGACCTGCACGGATCAATTCACTTTTTTTCACCTCAACGCCTGCGGCGACCACACGCTGCTTGGTGGCCGCAATGAGTGCGTAATCGGCTGCCGGAAAGGTGAAACTGTCGCGAATCAGCTTGGTTTTTTTACTACTCTTTTTGCTGGTTTTTTCAACTTTTTCGACTTTTTCGGCTTTTTTAACTGGTTTTTCGCTGCTGTTGATTGCAGTTTCCTGTGCGGGTGCTGGTGCTGTTTTTACTACGCTCGCCGCTTTTGCGGCAACAGTTGGGGCTTGGGGGCTGGCCGCGGGCTTAGCGGTGCTACTGGTGGTACGGCGGCTGCGCGCAGGAGCTTTGCTTGGGGCGGCGGCTGCAGTATTAGTTGCAGGTTTGCGATTTGCTGCCGCTTGGGTACTACTGGTGCGTTTAGCGGCAGCAGGCTTGGTGGTCGCAGTTTCGTTAGTGTTTGCTGGGGCAGAGGCTGGAAGCGTAGATTTGCTTGGCATGAAAGTTCCTTATTGAAAAACTGTTTATATTGTTTCTGCTGCCATTCTGCGCCTATTTAACCGCTTGCTGTGTTGCGGTTTTATGACATCCTCATTCAGTTTGAGCCAAGCTGTGATTGAGGGCGTTGCGTGCCAGATAAATCGTTTCTGACGCACTTAAGCCTAGACCGGCTGGATGCGTGCTAAGCCAATGATCTGCCGCTTGGCCGTGCAGAAATACTCCTACGCGAGCGGCGCTAGCCAGCTCTAAACCTTGGGCGCACAAGCTCATAATTATGCCCGCTAGCGTATCGCCTTGCCCTGCACTGCTGAGCGCTGCATTGCCCGAACAATTGCGACTTAATTGCCCATCGGTGCTCATTACCAGCGTGCCATGGCCTTTGAGTGCAATGTGACATTGATAGCGTTCAGCCAGTGCATGGGCCGCTGCGGGCCTGTCCTGCTGAACTGCGGCGGTGCTGGTGCCCAGTAAACGTGCGGCTTCACTAGGATGTGGCGTGAGCAGCGTGGGGCTTGGGCGCTGACGCAGCTGTTGCTGTAATTGTGGGTGCGCAGCAATAAGATTTAAGGCATCGGCATCAAGCAATAATGGCAACTCGCTGGCTAAACAGTGGCCAAGTATCTGCAAAGCTTGCGCCGAAGTTCCCATGCCCATTCCTGCAAGAAGGTGGGTGGCTTGTAATGGGCTAAATATCTGCTCGGCCTTGCATAGCATTAGCTCAGGATATTGAAAATCAACGCTAATACGGGCATCCAGCAAGCCAACCCAAACTTTACCCGCCCCTAGTAATAACGCAGTACGCGCAGCCAGCAAGGCCGCCCCCGTCATACCCCCGGCTCCGCCCAGCACGGCGACCGAGCCAAACATACCCTTGTGAGTATCTGCTTTGCGGCGTAATTGTTGTGCCGCCTTAGGAAGTTGTTCGATTTCCTGCATCATGCTGTGGCCTCGTGGGGTGAGGGTTGGAAGCTGCTATTGTGCCGCGCGGTTCGCTAGCTCAAGCGGGCTGTACCGTTGGTCAAATTAGGTACTTTTAACAAATATATGATTTGACAGTAATTTTTATCTGTCGTACAGTCGCGGCACTAATTTGATTGAGCACATAAAAACCACGGTGCGTTAACCCAAGACCGTGATGTGTTGCTAACAGCAGTTCCCTCCAGCAAGCCACCTCAGCTTATCTGTAATGAATCTGCCGCAATGATGTTCGATAACAACATCATTTGATTCCCACTTGGATCGCAGTCCAAGTTTAGTTCCTTAGTGAACCCGGTGCTCTTCTATTGGTGCTTTTCCATCCAGCGTGGGATGGTGTGTAGGCGCGTAGTTTCATCCAATTGATTATAAAATCTAGAAAAACAAAGCGCCCTGTTAAGGGAGCAGCCATCATGGCCTCAACAACTTTTGACTTTAATATCGAAGCTCGTCCATCTACTCGCACTAGCGAGATGGAAGGCTGGTTTCAAATCGTAATCTGCCGTGGCGACCAGCGTAAGCCAGTCACCGACTGGCAACCTGCGCCACAAGCGCGTGATATGGCATTGCATCGCGTACTGCAAACGACCGCCAAAGTCGCCAGCCAGCAGATCGCTCAGCAATACCATTAATATTCAGCCGCTCATCGAGCAATCTGAATGCCAAAAAGCCACCGGAAGGTGGCTTTTTGTTGTTTCGCCATTTGTAGGGTGCGAAACGCGTAGCGTTGCGCACCTGCATGACTAAATTTTCATTCATTTTTAAATTCAGTTCTTAATTGCATCAAAAGAACACCAAGGCGATTTTTACCTTTACCATTCTGACCTATACCCCAGTAAGAATCATATGGGGAATTTTCGATTAATATTTTCTTTCCAGTACTTAGTAATAATTCCTTGAGTTCTGGGTTTGAAAATTTTTCTCTTAACCCAGTTAGCATGATTTCTTCTTTTACACTCTCCCAGTCTCGCCTAATCGGGGTTTCTCGAGATTGCCCTAGATCTTTGGCTTGCTTTGGTGATCCGCAGCGTAAGATTCTATCAAATTGAGGTGTTCCAATAAATTTCATGGCTTGAAAATAATGCTCCATTGTTCGCCATTTATTTCCATTCAACTCAAAACCAACCCCTGAGAAATTTGATAACTGATAGTATTTATCATCTCTGCCAAAAAAATAAATCTCTTTCGCCATATTTCGTTGAGCCCAATCATTCAAATTTGAAGCAACAAGTAGGTGTAGTTGCCGTAGGCACTACGCCGCACGATGTGCCTCACCTTCGGCGTATTGCCGCTCCGCGTCAAATACGCCCTACGTGATTGCTGATGATCAGCACGACACACTCGCAAAGCTCTGCGTGTGTGGGTCAATGTAGTCAGCGGCGGCGGTTTTGCTGTTGAAGGCGACGGGGCCGGTTTGGCCTGCTTCATAGATGATGCCGAGCAAATCAGCATCGTCGGTGAATGCCATTTTTTTGCCGAGTAAAATGAGCCAATCGCCACCCAGATTCAAAATGCGCGCATGCGCTTTGGGGTCGAGTTCGCGTGCTTGGGCGATGGTGTAGAGGTTAACACCGTTAAATTGAATACTCATTGGGGTATGGGCTGTTAAGTTAATGATTAGAATAGCGAGGTAAATATACCCCAAGTTATTTGGCTAACGAATGAGTAGTGCGGCCGCGGGCTGCTCTTCATACCAGCCCCAATTGCGTGCCGCAGTGAGTGCAACATCGCGGATTTGCTGGTAAACCAGATACGGCTCGATATTAAAGAGCAAAGCGCATTCATGCACATCCTGCCAGAAGTAGGGATTATCCCAGCCTTTTTCTAAGTGGCGTGCAATCGAGGCTGCAAGGTGCACAATTTTCACCCGTGGCTCATCGGCGTAGTGATCATCAATCAGATGCAACAAGGTGCGTGGCAAGTGCCATTTTTCGACTAGGCCTTGCTGGATATGATTGATTTTACAGCCCAGAATTTTGATCTGAACATCTTGGCTGCGCATGCTGGGGTTGGAGCGTAAGGTTTCCTGAATCATCATCATCTGACGTGGGGAAGCCAGCCAGAGCAAGATTTCAGCAGTGTCGTGTAACAGCGCGGCGGTGATCACTTCCTTGGGCTCGATATCACGGCGGTAATTGCTGAACATTTCAGCGATTAGCGAGGCGAGATAAGATCGAGCGCAGGTGCGGTGCGCGCCGTAAATCATGATCTTTTGCGCGTCCGATTGGGTTTCCAGACAAGGCAAGCTGCCGAATAGTCGGAAAAAGCCGACCACCCCAATCATTAGCAATACGCGATCAATGGTGGTGACGTCGGTGGTTTGCCGAGTATGGCGATGTTCTTCTTGGTAGCGCAGGATATTCAGGGTAAGTAAGGGGTCATGTCGAATCAAACCTGTGATTTCATGCAAACCAATTTCGTCGATGCGCGCATGAAAGCCCCGCATTTCAACATGCGTGTGCGCCAAAATCGGCGTAGCTTGCTCGGCAAAATAATTGATCCACTGCTGAAGGTCGGTGAATGGTTTACTTAACATGATCGCCCTATATGGTCGAATTCTTCTTCCCAGCTTAGCTTAAATTAAAGCCTAGCGAAGCCAATTTGCCCGGGCTGTTGTTTTTGTAAACATTCCGCTAGTCAGTGTGCCAGCGCTGGCGCCAGTTGGCATTTTATTCCGGCGTAATATTTGTTTTGGCATGGTTAAAAGCCTGAACTTCTGCGCTGTAATTTGGCTCTACTCAATAGTGAGTTTGGTATGGCGGAAGGAAGGGTAATGGCAATTAATAAACTAATTTTAGAAGGTGCGACCGTATTGCAAGCCGGCGTGGGGGTTTTGTCCTTACTGGCCTATATTCCGCAATGGAAAACCCTGTATCGCAATAAATCGAGTGCCAATATTGCCTTGAGCTCTTGGGCGATTTGGACCGCGTCATCGGTGATTGCCAGCTTGTATGCATTGGTGCAGGTGTTGGAGAATGGGCGCGGTTGGGCCTTGGTTTTTTCGGCTAGCTCCAACCTGCTGTTTGTTTTGATTACGCTGGCGCTCATAGCAAAATACCGGCAGCG from Chitinibacter fontanus encodes:
- a CDS encoding peroxidase family protein; this encodes MSNEAKCPFAGAANKRTQNGSPSNTDWWPNQLNLAILHQHSSKSDPMGADFDYATEFKTLDLDAVVADLKALMTDSQDWWPADWGHYGGLMIRMAWHSAGTYRIHDGRGGAGTGNQRFAPLNSWPDNGNLDKARRLLWPIKQKYGRKLSWADLMILAGNVALESMGFKTFGFAGGRADIWAPEEDIYWGWKKPGLPPAISPIAATRASANSKTRSPRCRWA
- a CDS encoding B12-binding domain-containing radical SAM protein, which produces MSIILSTLNARYTHASLGLRYLQANMGDLQPQTEIMEFVIGGKTTEFAERLLAKKPKIIGFGVYIWNVEETARLVALLKRVAPEVKIILGGPEVSYETAEQAIVKEADFVITGWGEVTLPDLCRQILNGPQPLMKIHVGVQAKLDDLQLPYQLYTDDDIKNRTLYVEASRGCPFKCEFCLSALDKTAWPFELERFLAEMETLYQRGARLFKFVDRTFNLNIKTSLRIMQFFLDKIAAHPDDPVFAHFEVVPDHLPEALRESILKFPPGALQFEIGIQSFNPEVQTLVSRKQNNDKAADNIRWLVEHSHAHMHVDLIAGLPGETVESFGAGFDHLYALRPHEIQFGILKRLRGTPIIRHTDEFAMKYDPFPPYTILANRDIDFTTMQRLVRFARYWDLVANSGRFAHTLPVMLGDAPFARFMAFSDWIYAHTDATHRIALDRLARLVCQWLQGQGMGADEAEALINSDYAGKQPKVADKKTSAPQRQQMHLN
- the grxD gene encoding Grx4 family monothiol glutaredoxin — translated: MSIQDTIRQQVTENPVILYMKGTPTFPQCGFSAGAVQVLKNLGVNFAAVNVLADPEIRQGIKEFANWPTIPQLYIKGEFVGGSDIMKELYASGELAEMVADLKAE
- a CDS encoding FKBP-type peptidyl-prolyl cis-trans isomerase, with product MSTELIIEDIAIGDGKEAVRGALITTHYTGTLEDGTVFDSSVSKGRPFQCVIGTGRVIKGWDQGIMGMKVGGKRKLFVPAHLAYGERQIGAHIKPNSNLLFEIELLEVLTRDD
- the katG gene encoding catalase/peroxidase HPI, which produces MEKAWLATSDQPNSRYSGERQLENPLAAVQMGLIYVNPEGPDGKPDPVASGRDVRETFGRMAMNDEETVALVAGGHTFGKAHGAGDPKLVGPEPEAAPLEAQGLGWINQLGSGKGIHTTTSGIEGAWKPNPTTWDNGYFDMLFGYEWELTKSPAGAHQWTPKNCKPEHLIPDAHDPSIKHPPMMTTADLSLRFDPAYEKISRRFHQDPAAFADAFARAWFKLTHRDLGPRSRYLGKLVPQEELIWQDPVPAVSHPLVDAADIAALKAQVLASGLSISQLVNTAWAAAATFRGSDKRGGANGARIRLAPQKDWAVNNPPELAQVLALLEDIRSRFNAAQSSGKQISLADLIVLAGSAAVEAAAAKAGITISIPFTPGRTDASAEQTDVESFAVLEPRADGFRNFTQPGLENVAAELLIDKAQLLTLSAPEMTVLVGGMRVLSANTGGSQHGVFTARPGVLSTDFFVNLLDMRTQWQPSATTCVLEGKDRRTGALKWTGTVVDLVFGSNSQLRALAEVYAAADAQEKFVHDFVAAWVKVMELDRFDLQ
- the prmC gene encoding peptide chain release factor N(5)-glutamine methyltransferase, with protein sequence MPTYRDLIQYSQIERFDAQVLLLHVLQKNRAWLIAHDDETATDEQHSTFAALAARRREGEPVAYLLGSREFYGREFAVSPAVLIPRPDTELLVELALERAPQNGKVIDLGTGSGCIPITLKLERPDLSVSALDLSADALAVASNNAQALGASVRFVESNWFSAVAGEVFDLIVSNPPYIHADDEHLNQGDLRFEPTGALTDGHDGLHHLRTIIAAAPSYLQPGGWLLLEHGWDQGAACRELLLQAGFSDVQTWQDLGQNDRVSGGRCG
- a CDS encoding DUF4034 domain-containing protein, whose amino-acid sequence is MSFTTHCRTLVLLLLFSAYGHASVQTESETRALVENELRYLISKKDFAGLEKFYTPLLSPKERTPSGIWKLSVVAGGIDSLLYYSPDPGYWQNQADFVTEWRKAYPKSTAAMLYASTMYNTQAWQLRGNGMANTVTEAKWPAIKQLANRARKELEAAGEQGKRDPTWYSQFIAVSRLANDGGEQMRNQMISEGIARHPGYYPIYFETIFSLTPKWGGSYEAIDEFIQAAVKNPKNKDGLSLYARTYWYLDQAQTHGELFKLSKAEWKIMKPAFADLVKRYPDSWNMSAFAYFACLAQDYPQAGLLLKQLGSQLQLGSWSSKDGAESSYNVCKAGIEAEQMDPAERARQNEEAQRDSKRLLEEILEATKRKQLKL